From bacterium, a single genomic window includes:
- a CDS encoding glycosyltransferase family 4 protein, whose protein sequence is MKVYHIGTRGIPTTQGGIERHIEEIATRLAGRAAITVYGRSYYLAPIREYRGVRVRRLPTLRTKHFDTILYAFLATLDVLVRPRGIVHYHALGPSIFAWLPRLVGHRTVVTVHGLDWQRAKWGRFARRYLQLCEGYSVRFPNATIVVSQVLQEYYQRKFGRRVEAIPNGIQAPTRRAPREIREKWGLGEDGYLFFIARLTPEKGAHHLIRAFRALDSDKRLVIAGEGLHEDRYVAELKALAAGDARVVFTGFVGGALLEELFSNAYLYVQPSEIEGLSIALLEAMSFGRCVLSSDIPENLELVEGVGFRFRSQDVDDLRAQLAALLADPAAVHAGGERAYAHAVGNYSWDRVAESTWAVYRRLLPAG, encoded by the coding sequence ATGAAGGTATACCACATCGGCACGCGCGGCATACCGACCACGCAGGGCGGAATCGAGCGGCACATCGAGGAGATCGCCACCCGGCTGGCCGGGCGGGCGGCGATCACGGTCTACGGGCGCAGCTACTATCTGGCCCCGATCCGCGAGTACCGGGGCGTGCGCGTGCGCCGCCTGCCAACGCTGCGCACCAAGCACTTCGACACCATCCTCTACGCCTTCCTCGCCACGCTCGACGTGCTCGTGCGGCCGCGCGGGATCGTCCACTACCACGCGCTGGGACCGAGCATCTTCGCCTGGCTGCCGCGCCTGGTCGGGCACCGCACGGTGGTCACCGTGCACGGGCTCGACTGGCAGCGCGCCAAGTGGGGCCGCTTCGCGCGGCGCTACCTGCAGCTCTGCGAGGGCTACAGCGTGCGCTTCCCCAATGCGACGATCGTCGTCAGCCAGGTGCTGCAGGAGTACTACCAGCGCAAGTTCGGCCGCCGGGTGGAGGCCATCCCCAACGGCATCCAGGCGCCGACCCGGCGCGCGCCGCGCGAGATCCGCGAGAAGTGGGGTCTCGGCGAGGACGGCTATCTCTTCTTCATCGCGCGCCTGACGCCCGAGAAGGGCGCCCACCACCTGATCCGCGCCTTCCGCGCGCTGGACAGCGACAAGCGCCTGGTGATCGCGGGCGAGGGCCTGCATGAGGACCGCTACGTGGCGGAGCTGAAGGCGCTGGCCGCGGGCGACGCGCGCGTCGTCTTCACGGGTTTCGTGGGCGGCGCGCTGCTCGAGGAGCTCTTCAGCAACGCCTATCTCTACGTGCAGCCGAGCGAGATCGAGGGCCTCTCGATCGCCCTGCTCGAGGCGATGAGCTTCGGCCGCTGCGTGCTCTCCAGCGACATCCCCGAGAACCTCGAGCTGGTCGAAGGGGTGGGCTTTCGCTTCCGCTCGCAGGACGTGGACGATCTGCGGGCCCAGCTCGCCGCGCTGCTCGCCGACCCCGCGGCAGTGCACGCGGGCGGCGAGCGCGCCTACGCGCATGCGGTCGGCAACTACTCCTGGGATCGCGTGGCGGAGAGCACCTGGGCCGTGTACCGCCGCCTGCTGCCTGCGGGCTAG